A single Oncorhynchus nerka isolate Pitt River linkage group LG10, Oner_Uvic_2.0, whole genome shotgun sequence DNA region contains:
- the shld2 gene encoding shieldin complex subunit 2 isoform X2 yields MTDKPKIHVFMGAPPLTPVSDVDEGKSGQWRTMELCWQGGRLRAREDEGVIHGSDGRGEVDASSEPGELPSTSKHGTSLQGPETQTGFPLQREPGCKETTQAGLAPLASSTPQNEQTVINDEDMCSESVKEYLDSCFPAGQPDPGPESAPERAGIQSDPAPAQSVSVETEYLSAWTVSQALLLRGRLGGQPETSPVKTRLPQTPPKSTPSTFTSSPELYSPATPTQSPRERGQGGTQQGSMELFYEPLLSQRQEEGGVILEATADGMLCSQGNPMGNKEVGVVSKSPLPSPRSPVNTSPAPPAPKRSKVSPTIGRTDKSSDQTTGKGCVTSQAHTTLARCGTQGVRYSILVAVVHPCHLKEIRVRSGASAGSCIPLASVVVTDQSEVEMKVVLWRRAAFWALTVYSGDVLLITGVMVNEDKWRGETVLQSSYSSKLLNLGQVTGSSSPLVPQNVNGRTLRSLCGYLREKRPLLVSLPPRVPQDPNTIAHARLRTLRPDTLVHALLRITHTEMITGWRAEAEGTSRVGGVLKAVLTVEQGDGQQGAVVLWGAALTWLQRINRNKDAVWVFRLLLVRESMTTGLLELHSTPWGSCEPLFPDDMRALEFYRPGPAKHTSTSLEIDLHTLLSQKYTGDVELRVHVTAFQFQGSPSQNALQRMDSDTHLESILDTVSGDITFTGCGRCAAELDTDDNGIYCPCYPCLPHTGVRRYYRPVILTVKNGESQVCVQVPPVLLQKMLLDTPPDKLSKTLQGQM; encoded by the exons ATGACAGACAAACCCAAAATTCATGTGTTCATGGGTGCCCCTCCCCTCACACCTGTGTCTGATGTTGATGAGGGAAAGTCTGGTCAGTGGAGGACCATGGAGCTCTGCTGGCAGGGGGGCAGACTGAGGGCCAGGGAAGATGAGGGTGTGATCCATGGAAGTGACGGTCGAGGTGAGGTTGACGCTTCATCAGAGCCCGGAGAGCTGCCCAGTACCAGCAAGCACGGTACCAGTCTCCAAGGTCCTGAGACCCAAACCGGGTTCCCCTTacagagagaaccaggctgtaaAGAGACAACCCAGGCTGGCCTGGCCCCTTTGGCGAGCTCAACTCCCCAGAATGAGCAAACAGTCATTAATGATGAGGACATGTGTTCTGAATCAGTGAAGGAGTATCTGGACAGCTGCTTCCCTGCCGGGCAGCCTGACCCAGGGCCTGAGTCTGCCCCTGAGAGAGCAGGCATCCAGTCAGATCCAGCCCCTGCTCAGTCTGTGTCTGTGGAGACGGAGTACCTCAGTGCATGGACAGTCAGTCAGGCCCTGCTCCTGAGAGGAAGACTGGGGGGACAACCAGAAACCAGCCCTGTGAAAACCAGACTTCCACAAACGCCACCTAAATCCACGCCATCCACTTTCACCAGCTCCCCAGAGCTGTACAGCCCAGCCACCCCCACTCAGTCCCCCAGAGAGCGGGGCCAAGGAGGGACCCAGCAGGGCTCCATGGAGCTCTTCTATGAGCCCCTGCTGAGccagaggcaggaggaaggaggggtgATACTGGAGGCCACTGCTGATGGGATGCTCTGCTCTCAGGGTAACCCAATGGGGAACAAAGAAGTGGGTGTAGTCTCCAAAAGCCCTCTCCCATCACCTAGATCCCCTGTAAATACCTCACCGGCACCCCCAGCCCCTAAAAGGAGTAAAGTCTCCCCCACAATAGGCAGAACTGATAAGTCATCAGACCAGACTACAGGGAAGGGTTGTGTTACTTCCCAAGCCCACACCACCCTGGCTAGATGTGGCACCCAGGGAGTGCGTTACTCCATCTTAGTGGCCGTGGTGCACCCGTGTCATCTGAAGGAGATCAGAGTGAGGTCCGGGGCGTCTGCTGGCTCCTGTATCCCCCTGGCCTCTGTGGTGGTTACTGACCAATCAGAAGTGGAGATGAAGGTGGTCCTGTGGAGGAGGGCAGCATTCTGGGCCCTGACTGTGTATTCTGGAGATGTGCTGCTCATCACTG GTGTGATGGTGAATGAGgacaagtggagaggagagacggtTCTGCAGTCGTCGTACAGCAGCAAGCTCCTCAACCTGGGCCAAGTCACTGGCAGCAGCTCACCTCTAG TCCCACAGAATGTGAATGGCCGGACACTGAGGTCTCTGTGTGGTTACCTGCGTGAGAAGCGTCCCCTgctggtgtccctccctcctcGCGTCCCTCAGGATCCTAACACCATCGCCCACGCCCGTCTCAGGACCCTGAGACCTGACACACTGGTGCATGCCCTGCTTCGAATCACACACACTGAGATGATCACAG GGTGGCGAGCCGAGGCAGAGGGCACGTCCAGGGTAGGAGGAGTACTGAAGGCTGTGCTGACTGTAGAGCAGGGGGATGGACAGCAGGGGGCAGTGGTGCTCTGGGGAGCTGCCTTGACCTGGCTGCAGCGTATCAACAGGAACAAAG ATGCAGTGTGGGTTTTCCGTTTGCTCCTGGTAAGAGAGAGTATGACGACAGGCCTGCTGGAGCTGCACTCCACCCCCTGGGGCTCCTGTGAGCCTCTCTTCCCTGACGACATGCGGGCGCTGGAGTTCTACCGGCCAGGCCCTGCCAAACATACCAGCACCAGCTTGGAGATAGACCTGCACACTCTCCTGTCCCAGAAGTACACTG GTGATGTGGAACTGAGAGTTCACGTCACAGCGTTCCAGTTTCAAGGCAGCCCCTCCCAGAATGCACTGCAGCGGATGGACAGCGACACGCATCTGGAGAGTATCCTGGACACAGTGTCAGGTGACATCACGTTCACAGGTTGTGGGCGCTGCGCTGCCGAGCTGGACACCGATGACAACGGGATCTACTGTCCCTGCTACCCCTGCCTCCCCCATACTGGAGTACGACGCTATTACAG GCCAGTAATACTGACAGTGAAGAATGGGGAAAGCCAGGTGTGTGTGCAGGTGCCACCTGTCCTGCTGCAGAAGATGCTGCTCGACACTCCTCCTGACAAGCTGAGCAAGACG CTCCAGGGTCAGATGTGA
- the shld2 gene encoding shieldin complex subunit 2 isoform X1: MTDKPKIHVFMGAPPLTPVSDVDEGKSGQWRTMELCWQGGRLRAREDEGVIHGSDGRGEVDASSEPGELPSTSKHGTSLQGPETQTGFPLQREPGCKETTQAGLAPLASSTPQNEQTVINDEDMCSESVKEYLDSCFPAGQPDPGPESAPERAGIQSDPAPAQSVSVETEYLSAWTVSQALLLRGRLGGQPETSPVKTRLPQTPPKSTPSTFTSSPELYSPATPTQSPRERGQGGTQQGSMELFYEPLLSQRQEEGGVILEATADGMLCSQGNPMGNKEVGVVSKSPLPSPRSPVNTSPAPPAPKRSKVSPTIGRTDKSSDQTTGKGCVTSQAHTTLARCGTQGVRYSILVAVVHPCHLKEIRVRSGASAGSCIPLASVVVTDQSEVEMKVVLWRRAAFWALTVYSGDVLLITGVMVNEDKWRGETVLQSSYSSKLLNLGQVTGSSSPLVPQNVNGRTLRSLCGYLREKRPLLVSLPPRVPQDPNTIAHARLRTLRPDTLVHALLRITHTEMITGWRAEAEGTSRVGGVLKAVLTVEQGDGQQGAVVLWGAALTWLQRINRNKDAVWVFRLLLVRESMTTGLLELHSTPWGSCEPLFPDDMRALEFYRPGPAKHTSTSLEIDLHTLLSQKYTGDVELRVHVTAFQFQGSPSQNALQRMDSDTHLESILDTVSGDITFTGCGRCAAELDTDDNGIYCPCYPCLPHTGVRRYYRPVILTVKNGESQVCVQVPPVLLQKMLLDTPPDKLSKTVAPGSDVRLVQVVAERIYSLLSIPRRTFLLTVRSHFLCDENSVPTAQDFLLLDFHDPKS, translated from the exons ATGACAGACAAACCCAAAATTCATGTGTTCATGGGTGCCCCTCCCCTCACACCTGTGTCTGATGTTGATGAGGGAAAGTCTGGTCAGTGGAGGACCATGGAGCTCTGCTGGCAGGGGGGCAGACTGAGGGCCAGGGAAGATGAGGGTGTGATCCATGGAAGTGACGGTCGAGGTGAGGTTGACGCTTCATCAGAGCCCGGAGAGCTGCCCAGTACCAGCAAGCACGGTACCAGTCTCCAAGGTCCTGAGACCCAAACCGGGTTCCCCTTacagagagaaccaggctgtaaAGAGACAACCCAGGCTGGCCTGGCCCCTTTGGCGAGCTCAACTCCCCAGAATGAGCAAACAGTCATTAATGATGAGGACATGTGTTCTGAATCAGTGAAGGAGTATCTGGACAGCTGCTTCCCTGCCGGGCAGCCTGACCCAGGGCCTGAGTCTGCCCCTGAGAGAGCAGGCATCCAGTCAGATCCAGCCCCTGCTCAGTCTGTGTCTGTGGAGACGGAGTACCTCAGTGCATGGACAGTCAGTCAGGCCCTGCTCCTGAGAGGAAGACTGGGGGGACAACCAGAAACCAGCCCTGTGAAAACCAGACTTCCACAAACGCCACCTAAATCCACGCCATCCACTTTCACCAGCTCCCCAGAGCTGTACAGCCCAGCCACCCCCACTCAGTCCCCCAGAGAGCGGGGCCAAGGAGGGACCCAGCAGGGCTCCATGGAGCTCTTCTATGAGCCCCTGCTGAGccagaggcaggaggaaggaggggtgATACTGGAGGCCACTGCTGATGGGATGCTCTGCTCTCAGGGTAACCCAATGGGGAACAAAGAAGTGGGTGTAGTCTCCAAAAGCCCTCTCCCATCACCTAGATCCCCTGTAAATACCTCACCGGCACCCCCAGCCCCTAAAAGGAGTAAAGTCTCCCCCACAATAGGCAGAACTGATAAGTCATCAGACCAGACTACAGGGAAGGGTTGTGTTACTTCCCAAGCCCACACCACCCTGGCTAGATGTGGCACCCAGGGAGTGCGTTACTCCATCTTAGTGGCCGTGGTGCACCCGTGTCATCTGAAGGAGATCAGAGTGAGGTCCGGGGCGTCTGCTGGCTCCTGTATCCCCCTGGCCTCTGTGGTGGTTACTGACCAATCAGAAGTGGAGATGAAGGTGGTCCTGTGGAGGAGGGCAGCATTCTGGGCCCTGACTGTGTATTCTGGAGATGTGCTGCTCATCACTG GTGTGATGGTGAATGAGgacaagtggagaggagagacggtTCTGCAGTCGTCGTACAGCAGCAAGCTCCTCAACCTGGGCCAAGTCACTGGCAGCAGCTCACCTCTAG TCCCACAGAATGTGAATGGCCGGACACTGAGGTCTCTGTGTGGTTACCTGCGTGAGAAGCGTCCCCTgctggtgtccctccctcctcGCGTCCCTCAGGATCCTAACACCATCGCCCACGCCCGTCTCAGGACCCTGAGACCTGACACACTGGTGCATGCCCTGCTTCGAATCACACACACTGAGATGATCACAG GGTGGCGAGCCGAGGCAGAGGGCACGTCCAGGGTAGGAGGAGTACTGAAGGCTGTGCTGACTGTAGAGCAGGGGGATGGACAGCAGGGGGCAGTGGTGCTCTGGGGAGCTGCCTTGACCTGGCTGCAGCGTATCAACAGGAACAAAG ATGCAGTGTGGGTTTTCCGTTTGCTCCTGGTAAGAGAGAGTATGACGACAGGCCTGCTGGAGCTGCACTCCACCCCCTGGGGCTCCTGTGAGCCTCTCTTCCCTGACGACATGCGGGCGCTGGAGTTCTACCGGCCAGGCCCTGCCAAACATACCAGCACCAGCTTGGAGATAGACCTGCACACTCTCCTGTCCCAGAAGTACACTG GTGATGTGGAACTGAGAGTTCACGTCACAGCGTTCCAGTTTCAAGGCAGCCCCTCCCAGAATGCACTGCAGCGGATGGACAGCGACACGCATCTGGAGAGTATCCTGGACACAGTGTCAGGTGACATCACGTTCACAGGTTGTGGGCGCTGCGCTGCCGAGCTGGACACCGATGACAACGGGATCTACTGTCCCTGCTACCCCTGCCTCCCCCATACTGGAGTACGACGCTATTACAG GCCAGTAATACTGACAGTGAAGAATGGGGAAAGCCAGGTGTGTGTGCAGGTGCCACCTGTCCTGCTGCAGAAGATGCTGCTCGACACTCCTCCTGACAAGCTGAGCAAGACGGTCG CTCCAGGGTCAGATGTGAGGTTAGTCCAGGTAGTGGCTGAGAGGATTTATTCCTTGCTGTCCATTCCCAGACGCACCTTCCTCCTTACCGTCCGTAGCCACTTCCTGTGTGACGAGAACAGTGTCCCCACTGCCCAGGACTTTCTACTGCTGGATTTTCATGACCCCAAATCATAA